In the genome of Paenibacillus pabuli, one region contains:
- a CDS encoding ABC transporter ATP-binding protein — protein sequence MNDVLEVKQVSKVFDGRRGVHQLDFTMERGEIVGFLGPNGAGKTTTMRMITGYLHPTAGSIAVDGISVHDQSRSVRSKIGYLPETPPLYPDMTVQSYLKFVANLRDVPPRELKLRISEMVSRLGLQGREKQLVRGLSKGYKQRLGLAGAIIHKPDLLVLDEPTSGLDPNQIMEIRDLIRELGENHTVLLSTHILPEVSALCNRMLIINQGQLVLDGSPQHFGSALGDQFKVYIEVKATEQQLHNVLAPWENVRSEVIPAADGQASKGAADTVRMLLTSESSNDFREELFYLLSGAGLPILEMKRENLSLEQIFLKLTTTESESESDTISEQKQSTMPEDAPADSHTGEETK from the coding sequence ATGAATGATGTGCTCGAAGTGAAGCAGGTAAGCAAAGTTTTTGATGGACGGCGCGGCGTGCATCAACTGGATTTCACAATGGAGCGCGGTGAGATTGTAGGATTTTTGGGACCGAATGGTGCCGGGAAAACCACAACGATGCGAATGATTACGGGCTATTTGCATCCAACAGCAGGATCCATTGCAGTGGATGGCATATCGGTTCACGATCAGAGCAGGAGCGTTCGTTCCAAAATCGGTTATCTGCCGGAAACACCGCCACTTTATCCGGATATGACGGTGCAGTCGTATCTTAAATTCGTCGCTAATCTGAGAGATGTCCCGCCACGTGAATTGAAACTACGGATTAGTGAGATGGTGAGCAGGCTGGGCCTTCAGGGCCGGGAAAAGCAACTGGTTCGCGGGCTGTCCAAAGGGTACAAGCAGCGTCTGGGTTTGGCAGGAGCCATTATTCACAAACCGGACCTGCTCGTGTTGGATGAGCCGACTTCAGGACTCGATCCGAATCAGATTATGGAGATACGGGATTTGATCCGTGAACTGGGTGAGAATCATACCGTGCTGCTCAGTACACATATTTTGCCGGAAGTGAGCGCACTTTGTAATCGCATGTTGATTATTAACCAGGGGCAGCTCGTCTTGGACGGTTCACCACAGCATTTTGGTTCAGCACTGGGGGATCAGTTCAAGGTATACATTGAAGTGAAGGCAACAGAGCAGCAATTACATAATGTGCTCGCACCATGGGAGAACGTTCGGAGCGAAGTCATTCCAGCAGCTGATGGACAAGCATCCAAAGGGGCTGCGGATACGGTTAGAATGCTGCTAACCAGTGAATCTTCCAATGATTTTCGGGAAGAACTGTTCTACCTTCTGTCGGGTGCAGGCTTGCCGATCCTGGAGATGAAGCGTGAAAATCTAAGTCTGGAACAGATTTTCCTGAAGCTTACCACAACGGAATCTGAATCTGAATCGGATACCATTTCAGAACAGAAGCAATCGACAATGCCCGAGGACGCCCCAGCTGATTCCCATACAGGGGAGGAAACCAAATGA